From the uncultured Trichococcus sp. genome, one window contains:
- a CDS encoding ECF transporter S component yields MQTQKNKTYRIAILGILSAFIIIQTFVPFLGNIPIPPLNPTIIHITVIVSAFVLSTKDGMIVGLVWGLARMVKAYTLPASALDLLLWTNPIIAVVPRVMVGLVAGLVFHAFLKRKQEKVGMVIAAVLGSLTNTVLVLGFIALFYGNEYAAANDVDPSNLLKVLAGIVATNGVGEAVAAGLIAPFIAKALMKVRRK; encoded by the coding sequence ATGCAAACACAAAAAAATAAAACGTACCGCATCGCCATTCTCGGCATTCTGTCCGCATTCATCATCATCCAGACATTTGTTCCCTTCCTGGGCAACATTCCGATTCCGCCATTGAATCCGACGATCATCCACATCACGGTCATCGTGTCTGCTTTCGTCCTGAGCACGAAGGACGGCATGATTGTCGGGCTTGTCTGGGGCTTGGCGCGCATGGTCAAAGCCTATACACTGCCGGCTTCCGCATTGGACCTGCTGCTCTGGACCAATCCGATCATTGCAGTCGTCCCCCGCGTCATGGTTGGGCTTGTGGCAGGACTTGTTTTCCATGCTTTCCTGAAACGCAAACAGGAAAAAGTCGGGATGGTCATCGCTGCCGTTTTGGGATCCTTGACCAACACCGTGCTTGTATTGGGATTCATCGCCCTTTTCTATGGCAATGAATATGCCGCAGCCAATGATGTCGATCCATCCAATCTGCTGAAGGTATTGGCCGGCATCGTCGCAACCAACGGAGTCGGGGAAGCCGTCGCAGCCGGGCTGATCGCACCGTTCATCGCCAAAGCCCTGATGAAAGTCAGAAGAAAATAA
- the yidD gene encoding membrane protein insertion efficiency factor YidD — MKKIFIGLIRGYQKVISPLFPPSCRYYPTCSNYAVQAIQKHGAIKGSLMGIARILRCHPFVKGGYDPVPEQFSIRRNKEEDEHNHPEHEHFHEH, encoded by the coding sequence ATGAAGAAAATTTTTATAGGGTTGATACGTGGTTACCAGAAAGTGATATCCCCGCTGTTCCCGCCGAGCTGCCGGTATTATCCGACCTGCTCGAACTATGCGGTCCAAGCCATCCAAAAACATGGCGCAATCAAGGGCAGCCTGATGGGAATCGCACGCATTCTCAGATGCCATCCTTTCGTCAAAGGCGGGTACGATCCGGTGCCTGAACAATTCAGCATCCGCCGCAACAAAGAAGAAGATGAACACAACCACCCGGAGCATGAACATTTCCATGAGCACTAA
- a CDS encoding VTT domain-containing protein, with translation MELENTTHQGIALNRKIVQFLTVVGTVTTLILGIWIYRTGFFEAEGSFKALLDGMGIYAPLIFLLIQIIQVVYPIIPGGVMVVVAPLVFGPLWGFTYSFIGVLIGSIINFILARKYGKTFVRAFVSEETYRKYYGWLIKGNRFEWLMASAFALPGFPDDFLCMVAGLTKMSMKRFLVIFLLFKPLTLYFYGIGGASLVTWVFLNMPTLIKGWLAIQPVLQ, from the coding sequence GTGGAATTGGAAAACACCACCCATCAAGGGATTGCATTGAACCGTAAAATCGTCCAGTTTTTGACGGTAGTGGGGACAGTCACGACACTTATCTTAGGCATCTGGATCTATCGGACAGGCTTCTTTGAAGCTGAAGGCAGTTTTAAAGCGTTGTTGGATGGAATGGGCATCTATGCCCCTCTCATTTTCTTGCTGATCCAAATCATCCAAGTCGTCTACCCCATCATTCCGGGCGGAGTAATGGTCGTAGTGGCGCCGCTTGTGTTCGGACCGCTTTGGGGATTCACATACAGCTTCATCGGCGTGTTGATCGGTTCGATCATCAATTTCATTTTGGCCCGAAAATACGGCAAGACATTCGTAAGAGCATTCGTTTCGGAAGAAACCTACAGAAAATATTATGGTTGGCTGATAAAAGGAAATCGTTTCGAATGGCTGATGGCCTCAGCCTTTGCTCTTCCCGGCTTCCCGGATGATTTTCTCTGCATGGTCGCCGGTCTGACAAAAATGTCCATGAAGCGTTTTCTGGTCATATTCCTCCTGTTCAAGCCGCTTACCCTTTACTTCTACGGTATCGGCGGGGCATCGCTTGTGACCTGGGTGTTCCTGAATATGCCGACACTCATCAAAGGGTGGCTGGCCATTCAACCGGTATTGCAGTGA
- a CDS encoding AarF/UbiB family protein — protein MARDERLREIVRILSSYGLQFLYHNQVKPSRKDQDPENLRLAFEKLGPSFIKIGQILSTRIDILPQAFVEELAHLQDKAPEFPFAEVERIFMEETQLSLGEAFLSIDEKPLASASIAQVHRAVLRTGEEVVVKVQRPIIDDLLIRDLDILIRLSRKIPRELVEVVDPKEALEQVKANTLVELDFRNEAQLLQRFRDYNTNIACIGVPKIYSGLTTRRVLVEEYIEGTKITNREQLALLGYDLDDISRKLMLAYLKQVFHDGFFHGDPHPGNLIIKEGKIYFIDFGIMGDLSETTKKSLNDILQGLASKDLDRMVKVCLELGTPKGRVDKRNLYADVEMLFDMYLSNNMLNVNLGTFITDFIRMFKRHNIAIPSDLTILAKSLSILEGVFLEISPELNLISIAKDYLKESFTLTTLMQKFSAEKLALRGYAFIKDSSEIPSSLLALLKQTASGRTMLRIDVDQLDDKWRDVKKMSNRVVISLIVAGLLLSSAIMSGTPGGQFLGQAGFVIAGLFSIWLLISIFRSGNL, from the coding sequence ATGGCAAGAGACGAACGGTTGCGTGAAATAGTCCGGATCCTGTCCTCTTACGGGCTTCAATTCCTTTACCATAATCAAGTGAAGCCGAGCCGGAAAGATCAAGACCCGGAAAACCTTCGTCTTGCTTTCGAAAAACTGGGACCGAGCTTCATCAAAATCGGCCAGATCCTTTCCACCCGCATCGACATTCTCCCGCAGGCATTCGTCGAAGAACTGGCGCATCTGCAGGACAAAGCGCCGGAATTCCCGTTTGCGGAAGTCGAACGCATCTTTATGGAAGAAACCCAGTTGTCCTTGGGGGAAGCCTTCCTGTCCATCGACGAAAAACCGCTCGCCAGCGCGTCGATTGCCCAGGTACATCGGGCGGTTCTCCGGACCGGGGAGGAGGTGGTCGTGAAGGTGCAGCGACCGATCATCGATGACCTCTTGATCCGGGATTTGGATATCCTGATCCGCCTCAGCAGAAAAATCCCGCGCGAACTGGTTGAGGTAGTCGATCCCAAGGAAGCGTTGGAACAGGTGAAGGCGAACACCTTGGTAGAACTGGATTTCCGCAATGAAGCACAGCTCCTGCAGCGCTTCCGGGACTACAACACCAATATTGCCTGCATCGGCGTCCCGAAAATCTATTCCGGGCTTACGACACGCAGGGTGCTGGTGGAAGAGTATATCGAAGGCACCAAAATCACCAACCGTGAACAGTTGGCTTTGCTGGGCTATGATTTGGACGACATCAGCCGCAAATTGATGCTGGCCTATCTGAAACAAGTATTCCACGACGGCTTTTTCCACGGAGATCCCCATCCCGGCAATCTGATCATCAAAGAAGGCAAAATCTATTTCATCGATTTCGGCATCATGGGAGATCTGTCGGAGACCACAAAAAAATCGCTGAACGATATCCTTCAGGGATTGGCCTCGAAAGATTTGGACCGGATGGTGAAAGTCTGTCTGGAATTGGGGACGCCGAAAGGACGGGTCGACAAACGCAATCTGTACGCCGATGTCGAGATGCTGTTCGATATGTATCTTTCGAACAATATGCTGAACGTGAACTTGGGGACCTTCATCACCGATTTCATCAGAATGTTCAAACGGCATAATATTGCCATTCCGAGCGATCTGACGATCCTCGCGAAGTCTTTGTCGATACTGGAAGGCGTTTTTCTGGAAATTTCCCCTGAGTTGAACCTTATTTCGATCGCGAAGGACTATCTGAAGGAGAGTTTCACGCTTACGACGCTGATGCAGAAATTTTCTGCGGAAAAGCTGGCGTTGAGGGGGTATGCCTTCATCAAGGACAGCAGTGAGATCCCAAGCAGCCTGCTGGCTCTGCTGAAGCAGACGGCAAGCGGCAGGACCATGCTGCGGATCGATGTCGACCAGTTGGATGACAAGTGGAGGGACGTCAAAAAGATGTCCAATCGCGTCGTCATCTCTTTGATTGTTGCCGGGTTGCTGCTGTCATCAGCCATCATGTCAGGAACGCCGGGAGGGCAATTCCTGGGGCAAGCGGGCTTTGTGATCGCGGGCCTGTTCAGCATCTGGTTGCTGATTTCCATTTTCCGTTCGGGGAACCTGTAA